A genomic window from Actinomycetota bacterium includes:
- the polA gene encoding DNA polymerase I gives MARKLVYIDGHSLAYRAFFALPTSLVTSTGQITNAVYGFTAMLIKLLGDERPDGVVVCFDKGKPAYRYDRYAEYKAGRAATPDEFRDQLGLLREVLEVLRLPVLELEGYEADDLLATLARRTVEAGDEAVILTGDRDVLQLVRPGVTALMTGRGVTDMKRYDRDAVFDRYGIYPEQWQDFAALKGETSDNLPGVPGVGDKTAAKLVNQFGDVEGVIANADSLTPKVRAGVVEMADQIRLNKELNRLLDDVEIDIDLGSIRLEPFDDEGVRKCFTSLEFPTLYARLREIDATATTEAPSLELERVEQLMDVELPDELAIASDASWLAVAMGERSAGVVPMEAAPGMLRDELADPSRPKVAHDAKALIRMVLEAGGDLHGLELDTHVAAYLLDPGAAGGYRLPDVVRRVLGVSIDEEPEEGKPKQATLELVSDDGERAALEAVAVRALAPVLREQLTNRGMWELATTLEFPLVRVLARMERAGIAIDIDYLKQLNGELGARMSELEARIHTHAGYEFNVNSNPQLQKILFEDLGLPKTKRIKTGYSTDQAELAKLAGAHPMVDDLIAYREVAKLKTGFTDSLLPLVNPKTGRIHTTYVQTGAATGRLSSTAPNVQNIPIRGDLGRQIRRAFTAPPGKVLLSADYSQIELRVLAHLSQDPGILEAFRGHHDFHAAIAAKVYGVPVSDVTPQMRSYAKQFSYGIAYGMGAFGVSQRLQVEMEDARDFVDAYYAQFPQIKDFLDAQVGRAKVDGFTTTLFGRRRYLPELNSPNPRIRGMGERMALNAPIQGTAADIIKRAMIDVDAALEASPEVATMLLSVHDELVFEVPEGMQESATELVRTHMEAAADLICGLEVDVHVGANWDAAHA, from the coding sequence ATGGCCCGCAAGCTCGTCTACATCGACGGACACTCCCTCGCCTATCGCGCGTTCTTCGCCCTCCCCACCTCCCTCGTCACCTCCACCGGGCAGATCACGAACGCCGTCTACGGCTTCACCGCGATGCTGATCAAGCTCCTGGGAGACGAGCGCCCGGACGGCGTCGTCGTCTGCTTCGACAAGGGCAAACCGGCCTACCGCTACGACCGCTACGCGGAGTACAAGGCGGGCCGAGCCGCGACCCCGGACGAGTTCCGCGACCAGCTCGGGCTACTGCGCGAGGTGCTGGAGGTGCTCCGGCTCCCGGTGCTCGAGCTCGAGGGGTACGAAGCGGACGACCTCCTGGCCACCCTCGCCCGCCGGACGGTCGAGGCGGGGGACGAGGCGGTCATCCTGACCGGGGACCGCGACGTCCTGCAGCTCGTCCGGCCCGGCGTCACCGCGCTCATGACCGGACGCGGCGTCACCGACATGAAGCGCTACGACCGCGACGCCGTCTTCGACCGGTACGGGATCTACCCCGAGCAATGGCAGGACTTCGCCGCCCTGAAGGGGGAGACGTCGGACAACCTCCCGGGCGTCCCAGGGGTGGGGGACAAGACGGCCGCGAAGCTGGTGAACCAGTTCGGAGACGTGGAGGGGGTCATCGCCAACGCCGACAGCCTCACGCCGAAGGTCAGGGCGGGCGTGGTGGAGATGGCCGACCAGATCCGCCTCAACAAGGAGCTGAACCGCCTCCTCGACGACGTCGAGATCGACATCGACCTCGGGTCGATCCGCCTCGAGCCGTTCGACGACGAGGGGGTGCGCAAGTGCTTCACCTCCCTCGAGTTCCCGACCCTCTACGCCCGGCTGCGCGAGATCGACGCGACGGCCACCACGGAGGCGCCCTCGCTGGAGCTGGAGCGGGTCGAGCAGCTGATGGACGTGGAGCTCCCGGACGAGCTCGCCATAGCCTCGGACGCGTCCTGGCTGGCCGTGGCCATGGGGGAGCGGAGCGCCGGGGTGGTCCCGATGGAGGCCGCCCCGGGGATGCTCCGCGACGAGCTGGCGGATCCGTCCCGCCCGAAGGTCGCGCACGACGCGAAGGCGCTGATCCGGATGGTCCTCGAGGCGGGCGGCGACCTCCACGGGCTCGAGCTCGACACCCACGTCGCGGCCTACCTGCTGGACCCCGGTGCGGCCGGGGGGTACCGGCTCCCGGACGTCGTCCGCCGCGTGCTCGGTGTCTCGATCGACGAGGAGCCCGAAGAGGGGAAGCCGAAGCAGGCGACGCTTGAGCTGGTCTCGGACGACGGGGAGCGGGCGGCGCTCGAGGCGGTGGCGGTCCGGGCGCTCGCTCCCGTGCTGCGGGAGCAGCTGACCAACCGGGGCATGTGGGAGCTGGCGACGACGCTCGAGTTCCCGCTCGTCCGGGTGCTGGCCCGGATGGAGCGCGCGGGGATCGCCATCGACATCGACTATCTCAAGCAGCTGAACGGGGAGCTCGGGGCGCGGATGTCCGAGCTCGAAGCGAGGATCCACACCCACGCCGGATACGAGTTCAACGTCAACTCCAACCCCCAGCTTCAGAAGATCCTCTTCGAGGACCTCGGGCTCCCGAAGACGAAGCGGATCAAGACCGGGTACTCCACCGACCAGGCGGAGCTGGCGAAGCTGGCAGGTGCCCATCCGATGGTCGACGACCTGATCGCCTACCGGGAGGTGGCCAAGCTCAAGACAGGCTTCACCGACTCGCTGCTCCCGCTCGTGAACCCCAAGACCGGGCGCATCCACACGACCTACGTGCAGACGGGGGCGGCGACCGGGAGGCTCAGCTCGACCGCGCCCAACGTGCAGAACATCCCGATCCGCGGCGACCTGGGGCGGCAGATCCGCCGGGCGTTCACCGCCCCGCCCGGGAAGGTGCTGCTGTCGGCGGACTACTCGCAGATCGAGCTGCGCGTGCTCGCCCACCTGTCCCAGGACCCGGGGATACTCGAGGCTTTCCGCGGCCACCACGACTTCCACGCGGCGATCGCCGCGAAGGTGTACGGGGTGCCCGTCTCCGACGTCACGCCGCAGATGCGGTCGTACGCGAAGCAGTTCTCGTACGGGATCGCGTACGGGATGGGCGCGTTCGGAGTCTCCCAGCGCCTGCAGGTCGAGATGGAGGACGCCCGGGATTTCGTCGACGCCTACTACGCCCAGTTCCCCCAGATCAAGGACTTCCTCGACGCCCAGGTCGGCCGGGCCAAGGTGGACGGGTTCACCACCACGCTGTTCGGACGGCGCCGCTACCTGCCCGAGCTGAACAGCCCGAACCCGCGCATACGCGGGATGGGGGAGCGGATGGCGCTGAACGCCCCGATCCAGGGCACGGCCGCGGACATCATCAAGCGCGCGATGATCGACGTGGACGCGGCGCTCGAGGCGTCACCCGAGGTGGCGACGATGCTGCTGTCGGTGCACGACGAGCTCGTCTTCGAGGTGCCGGAGGGGATGCAGGAGAGCGCGACCGAGCTCGTCCGGACCCACATGGAGGCCGCCGCCGACCTGATCTGCGGCCTTGAGGTGGACGTCCACGTGGGGGCCAACTGGGACGCCGCCCACGCGTAG
- the uvrB gene encoding excinuclease ABC subunit UvrB yields the protein MARAFHFRPGFELAGDQPSAVEELARALAAGEPHVVLLGATGTGKTATMAAVIEKLQRPALVIAPNKTLAAQLTTEFKEFFPDNAVGYFVSYYDYYQPEAYVPQTDTYIEKDATINDEVDRLRHSATSALLTRRDTLIVASVSCIFGLGSPQEYETQIVPLVVGEDIARDDLVRRLVDLQYDRNDANVTRGRFRARGDTLEIHPAYEELLLRVELFGDTVERLAWIDPVTGELRSEEGQVVIFPASHYVTSPARMQRAMATIEQELNARLKELQDQNMLLEAQRLRMRTHYDLEMMREIGYCNGIENYSRHIDGRSPGEAPFTLLDYFPKDYVVFLDESHMTVPQLHGMYEGDRSRKETLVEHGFRLPSAMDNRPLRFEEFVERVNQVCYVSATPGPYEMRLARTVAEQIVRPTGLVDPEVIVRPTKGQIDDLIAEIRTRVEKDQRVLVTTLTKKMAEDLTDYLLEMGMRVRYLHSEIDTVQRIEILRDLRLGEFDVLVGINLLREGLDLPEVTLVAILDADKEGFLRSATSLIQIIGRTARNVEGQVIMYADQMTDSMKEALTETDRRRQIQLAYNAEHGIKPETVRKHVTDILLQTRPQGAPVPGGKKDRGRRKRTETTDMPLDELKRLILVLEEEMREAARDLRFEYAARLRDEVSDLKRELREVHGQPA from the coding sequence ATGGCCCGCGCCTTCCACTTCCGTCCCGGATTCGAGCTCGCCGGTGACCAGCCGTCCGCAGTGGAGGAGCTGGCGCGAGCGCTAGCCGCGGGGGAGCCCCACGTCGTCCTCCTAGGTGCGACCGGGACCGGCAAGACGGCCACGATGGCGGCCGTGATCGAGAAGCTCCAACGTCCGGCTCTGGTGATCGCCCCCAACAAGACGCTGGCCGCGCAGCTCACGACGGAGTTCAAGGAGTTCTTCCCGGACAACGCGGTCGGGTACTTCGTGAGCTACTACGACTACTACCAGCCGGAGGCGTACGTCCCCCAGACGGACACCTACATAGAGAAGGACGCGACCATCAACGACGAGGTCGACCGGCTGCGCCACTCGGCGACGTCCGCGCTCCTCACCCGCCGCGACACGCTGATAGTCGCCTCCGTGTCGTGCATCTTCGGCCTCGGCTCCCCCCAGGAGTACGAGACCCAGATCGTGCCGCTCGTCGTGGGTGAGGACATCGCCCGCGACGATCTGGTCCGACGGCTCGTCGACCTCCAGTACGACCGCAACGACGCGAACGTGACCCGAGGCCGGTTCCGAGCCCGCGGAGACACCCTCGAGATCCACCCCGCCTACGAGGAGCTGCTCCTGCGGGTGGAGCTCTTCGGGGACACCGTGGAGCGGCTCGCCTGGATAGACCCGGTCACCGGTGAGCTGCGCAGCGAGGAGGGGCAGGTGGTGATCTTCCCCGCCTCCCACTACGTGACCTCGCCCGCGCGGATGCAGCGCGCCATGGCGACGATCGAGCAGGAACTCAACGCCCGGCTGAAGGAGCTGCAGGACCAGAACATGCTCCTGGAGGCGCAGCGCCTGCGCATGCGCACGCACTACGACCTCGAGATGATGCGTGAGATCGGTTACTGCAACGGGATCGAGAACTACTCGCGCCACATCGACGGGCGCTCCCCCGGCGAGGCCCCGTTCACGCTCCTCGACTACTTCCCGAAGGACTACGTCGTCTTCCTCGACGAGTCGCACATGACGGTGCCGCAGCTGCACGGGATGTACGAGGGGGACCGCTCCCGCAAGGAGACGCTCGTCGAGCACGGCTTCCGGCTCCCGTCGGCGATGGACAACCGACCCCTGCGCTTCGAGGAGTTCGTCGAGCGTGTGAACCAGGTGTGCTACGTGTCGGCTACGCCGGGTCCGTACGAGATGCGGCTGGCCAGGACGGTCGCGGAGCAGATCGTCCGTCCGACCGGGCTGGTCGACCCCGAGGTCATCGTCCGTCCGACGAAGGGCCAGATCGACGACCTGATCGCCGAGATCCGCACGCGCGTCGAGAAGGACCAACGGGTCCTCGTCACGACCCTGACCAAGAAGATGGCCGAGGACCTGACCGACTACCTGCTCGAGATGGGGATGCGGGTCCGGTACCTGCACTCCGAGATCGACACGGTCCAGCGGATCGAGATCCTGCGCGACCTGAGGCTGGGCGAGTTCGACGTGCTCGTCGGCATCAACCTGCTCCGGGAGGGGCTGGACCTCCCCGAGGTGACGCTCGTGGCCATCCTGGACGCCGACAAGGAGGGCTTCCTGCGCTCCGCCACGTCGCTCATCCAGATCATCGGACGGACCGCGCGCAACGTCGAGGGTCAGGTGATCATGTACGCCGACCAGATGACCGACTCGATGAAGGAGGCGCTGACGGAGACGGACCGCCGCCGCCAGATCCAGCTCGCCTACAACGCCGAGCACGGGATCAAGCCGGAGACCGTGCGCAAGCACGTGACGGACATCCTGCTCCAGACCCGCCCCCAGGGAGCGCCCGTCCCGGGGGGCAAGAAGGACCGCGGCCGCCGCAAGCGCACCGAGACGACGGACATGCCGCTCGACGAGCTCAAGCGCCTGATCCTCGTGCTCGAGGAGGAGATGCGGGAGGCCGCCCGCGACCTGCGCTTCGAGTACGCCGCCCGGCTGCGCGACGAGGTGTCCGACCTGAAGCGGGAGCTCCGGGAGGTCCACGGCCAGCCGGCCTGA
- the rpsA gene encoding 30S ribosomal protein S1: MDQEDAARNDSSGQDGQDFDPTPIPPRTQLGEITTREELHAAYDETLKDFNDGDVVRGHVLRIDKDEVLVDIGYKSEGVIPVRELSIRHDVNPNDEVKVGEEIDALVLQKEDKDGRLILSKKRAQYEKAWGVIEERKNAGEVVRGRVIEVVKGGLIVDIGLRGFLPASLVDIRRVGDLNPFVGQELEAKIIELDRNRNNVVLSRRAWLEETQRETRHELLDSLKKGEQRTGKVSSIVKFGAFVDLGGIDGLVHVSELSWKHVEDPAEVVHVGQEVEVEVLDVDYERERISLSLKSTQEDPWQAFGRRHEPGEIIEGRVTKLVSFGAFVQVGDGLEGLVHISELSQKHVQTPAEVVAVGDPVKVKILDVDPKRRRVSLSIKQAEEGYVPGPEGSEQGPLRQDSFLDADSEPEIEPEPEPVEEAPPADETPDDPDDAPASGVPDDTLEAFVRDMNQGS; this comes from the coding sequence ATGGATCAGGAAGACGCTGCCCGCAACGACTCGTCCGGCCAGGACGGCCAGGACTTCGACCCCACCCCCATACCCCCGCGCACCCAGCTCGGCGAGATCACCACGCGCGAGGAGCTCCACGCCGCCTACGACGAGACCCTGAAGGACTTCAACGACGGTGACGTCGTGCGCGGCCACGTGCTGCGCATCGACAAGGACGAGGTGCTCGTCGACATCGGGTACAAGTCCGAGGGCGTGATCCCGGTGCGGGAGCTGTCCATACGCCACGACGTGAACCCCAACGACGAGGTGAAGGTCGGCGAGGAGATCGACGCCCTGGTCCTGCAGAAGGAGGACAAGGACGGCCGGCTGATCCTGTCCAAGAAGCGCGCCCAGTACGAGAAGGCGTGGGGCGTGATCGAGGAGAGGAAGAACGCGGGCGAGGTAGTGCGGGGGCGGGTCATCGAGGTCGTCAAGGGCGGCCTCATCGTGGACATCGGCCTCCGCGGGTTCCTGCCCGCCTCCCTGGTGGACATCCGCCGCGTCGGCGACCTCAACCCGTTCGTCGGTCAGGAGCTCGAGGCGAAGATCATCGAGCTGGACCGCAACCGCAACAACGTCGTCCTGTCGCGTCGGGCCTGGCTCGAGGAGACGCAGCGTGAGACTCGCCACGAGCTCCTCGACTCCCTGAAGAAGGGTGAGCAGCGCACGGGGAAGGTGTCCTCGATCGTGAAGTTCGGCGCCTTCGTGGACCTCGGCGGGATCGACGGGCTCGTGCACGTGTCGGAGCTGTCCTGGAAGCACGTGGAGGACCCCGCTGAGGTCGTCCACGTCGGACAGGAGGTCGAGGTCGAGGTCCTGGACGTCGACTACGAGCGCGAGCGCATCTCGCTCTCGCTGAAGTCCACCCAGGAGGACCCGTGGCAGGCCTTCGGCCGGCGCCACGAGCCGGGGGAGATCATCGAGGGCCGGGTGACCAAGCTCGTCTCGTTCGGGGCCTTCGTCCAGGTCGGCGACGGGCTCGAGGGCCTCGTCCACATCTCCGAGCTGAGCCAGAAGCACGTTCAGACGCCGGCCGAGGTGGTGGCCGTCGGCGACCCGGTGAAGGTGAAGATCCTCGACGTCGACCCGAAGCGTCGCCGCGTCTCCCTCTCGATAAAGCAGGCCGAGGAGGGTTACGTCCCCGGCCCGGAGGGCTCCGAACAGGGCCCGCTGCGTCAGGACTCGTTCCTCGACGCCGACTCGGAGCCGGAGATCGAGCCCGAGCCGGAGCCCGTCGAGGAGGCGCCGCCCGCGGACGAGACGCCGGACGACCCTGACGACGCGCCGGCCTCCGGCGTGCCGGACGACACCCTCGAGGCGTTCGTCCGGGACATGAACCAGGGCTCTTAG
- a CDS encoding HAD-IA family hydrolase, translating to MIEAVFFDAGQTLLRAEPSYPELAAQVYRSRGHHVDSDDIVRVSRELGSHFRDAADRGWVFSATAEDSHRFWTAFYRDQMERLGIDDPDSVEVLYETFSDVRSYGLYDDVVEVLVHLRDEGFRLGIISNFEAWLDPLLDHLGIKHIFEVVAISGPLAVEKPDPKIFAWAVEQMGLPAEASAHVGDQPFFDAEAAIACGLHGILLDRYGQWADLEVTYPKITTLRDLPSVLDR from the coding sequence GTGATCGAGGCCGTCTTCTTCGACGCCGGACAGACGCTGCTGCGGGCCGAGCCGTCCTACCCGGAGCTGGCCGCGCAGGTGTACCGGTCCAGGGGCCACCACGTCGACTCAGACGACATCGTTCGGGTGAGCCGGGAGCTCGGCTCCCACTTCCGCGACGCCGCCGACCGCGGCTGGGTCTTCTCGGCCACCGCCGAGGACTCGCACCGCTTCTGGACCGCCTTCTACCGCGACCAGATGGAGCGCCTCGGCATCGACGATCCCGACTCGGTCGAGGTGCTGTACGAGACGTTCTCGGACGTGCGCAGCTACGGGCTGTACGACGACGTGGTCGAGGTGCTCGTGCACCTCCGCGACGAGGGCTTCCGTCTGGGGATCATCTCGAACTTCGAGGCCTGGCTCGACCCGCTCCTCGACCACCTGGGGATCAAGCACATCTTCGAAGTGGTCGCCATCTCCGGGCCGCTGGCCGTCGAGAAGCCCGACCCGAAGATCTTCGCGTGGGCCGTCGAGCAGATGGGGCTCCCGGCCGAGGCGTCCGCGCACGTGGGGGACCAGCCGTTCTTCGACGCCGAGGCGGCCATAGCGTGCGGGCTGCACGGGATCCTGCTGGACCGCTACGGGCAGTGGGCGGACCTCGAGGTCACCTACCCGAAGATCACGACGCTGCGCGACCTGCCCTCCGTGCTCGACCGCTGA
- the coaE gene encoding dephospho-CoA kinase (Dephospho-CoA kinase (CoaE) performs the final step in coenzyme A biosynthesis.), translated as MYVVGLTGGIGTGKTTVARMLADRGAEVIDADVLAREVIARGTPGFDEVVEAFGASVVGADGSLDRRAIASLVFSDDEARARLNAIVHPKVYERIAARLAELSATDAIVVLDVPLLLESSSGSREAVAEVIVVVASEENALDRVVQRGLDRDDARARMRAQLPIEEKVRMADHVVSNDGGLPELEEQVDALWQQLLAKAGAAA; from the coding sequence GTGTACGTCGTCGGCCTCACCGGCGGGATCGGCACCGGCAAGACGACCGTGGCGAGGATGCTCGCCGACCGGGGAGCCGAGGTCATCGACGCCGACGTGCTGGCCCGCGAGGTCATCGCCCGCGGCACACCCGGGTTCGACGAGGTGGTCGAGGCGTTCGGAGCGTCGGTCGTGGGGGCGGACGGATCGCTCGACCGCCGCGCCATCGCCTCGCTCGTGTTTTCCGACGACGAGGCCAGGGCACGGCTGAACGCGATCGTGCACCCGAAGGTCTACGAGCGGATCGCGGCCCGCCTGGCCGAGCTGTCGGCGACGGATGCGATCGTGGTGCTGGACGTGCCGCTGCTGCTCGAGTCGTCGTCCGGCTCCCGGGAGGCGGTCGCCGAGGTGATCGTGGTGGTCGCGTCGGAGGAGAACGCGCTCGACCGGGTCGTGCAGCGGGGGCTCGACCGCGACGACGCCCGGGCGCGGATGCGCGCGCAGCTCCCGATCGAGGAGAAGGTGAGGATGGCCGACCACGTGGTCAGCAACGACGGAGGGCTCCCCGAGCTCGAGGAGCAGGTGGACGCGCTGTGGCAACAGCTGCTCGCCAAGGCGGGGGCGGCGGCGTGA